Proteins from one Megalopta genalis isolate 19385.01 chromosome 1, iyMegGena1_principal, whole genome shotgun sequence genomic window:
- the LanA gene encoding laminin subunit alpha produces MPRWLLAASLAWFLLLHQAKAKILTPPYFNLAEGKEIIASATCGVDTPGPELYCKLVGANADQHEDINLIQGQVCDYCDPENPEKKHPPEYAVDGMETWWQSPPLSRGMKYNEVNLTINLGQEFHVAYIYIKMGNSPRPGLWALEKSKDYGKTWSPWQYFSDTAADCLTYFGVDSTKPIIRDDSVTCTIEYSQIVPLEGGEIPISILNNRPSAKHYFNSTLLQEWTRATNVRFRFLRTKNLLGHLMSLVREDPTVTRRYFYSIKDISIGGRCMCNGHADTCDVLDPKLPKKLFCSCQHNTCGPQCANCCKGFEQKKWRQSTAFKKFTCEPCNCFGHTDECKYDAEIDEKHLSLDIHGNYEGGGWCQNCRDNTEGINCNRCKPTFYRPRDMPLNATNVCQPCNCNNFNLTGNCAEETGKCECRKEYKSPNCDSCNNRYFGYPNCEPCQCNENGTDGDYCEAIDGSCPCKLNYAGHYCNQCAEGYFNFPECSPCNCNSLGSLSDICEVISGNCTCKNNYGGRTCDICEDGYFNYPVCSFCNCDARGTIPGICDKLSGVCLCKEGYGGARCDQCISGYYGYPNCRPCNCSTVGSSSISCDVTGKCSCLTNFAGKTCDQCSPGYYMYPECIACDCDSHGSIGASCDAEGKCQCRENFDGSRCSQCKEGFYNFPTCEGCNCDPAGVVETFQGCGSLPAGELCQCKDRVEGRICNQCKPLYWNLQPYNPEGCEECRCNIPGVIGNIGECDTKNGQCTCKPGVTGRSCDQCTDGTYNLQESNFFGCSDCACDIGGSVNPICDKQTGQCQCQPRVTGLSCNEPLKAHYFPTLHQFRYEVEGGKTPSNNEVRYGFSDEHFPGYSWKGYALFSGLQDEIIMPVYIQKSSLYRMVLRYVNPNNEQILGTITITPENPSGVEQQFKVNFKPSVKPSFVTVAGVQGNHPVPMVMDPGRWFFRIATKKILFLDYFVLLPSEYYEASILTQGVNIPCVVGSKGLCRHYGYLNLTRFNSVHGAGGFLNENNVRIPLTEYFVERDVLEEIDRDEVPLINNKQEEIHFDLRVSKPGPHVLLVTYVTPKKEQVTSTLLIEANSVGKGKATLYPCKYTSICRQVVTDTYGRVAVINFPSNYISLILTGESTSNVAIDSVVAIPYNQWSLDYVKPKSICVRKDGVCVKGEFPGAADAKKIEFESVTMVPEASNKPFGIYDSTTRLIYLDATNTMVDIHAKVLKPGDYTFVVQYYQPDYPEYELDVLLQNGKFYEAKMAAPHCPSNSGCRSVVKQADGNIRFQLIENFAITFKENAENGIWLDYILVIPSEQYSEKVLKKIQFDQTKEFIKKCGYNHFYINKTEEGFCRDSIFSLTANYNNRALPCNCDINGTISFECEKFGGQCPCKPNIIGRRCEICKTGFYGFPNCKPCNCPSTAYCELATGACNCPARVTGERCDQCETGTYGFDPIIGCEECNCSPLGVVDGNLQCDLFNGTCKCKENIVDRQCDKCKPGYSQFPHCEKCDCDTRGTTGDICDQYTAECFCKSNVQGSACDICKEGTFDIQENNEEGCTKCFCFGKTTRCVSADLYRTHMSDMAKWGLAIFTEKFGSVQFLESDPRQFNESSIVTSLTGNDTFGQVVYFSAPDIYLGSKLTSYGGFLNYTAHYNPGPFGNAVSAPDVILQSDDIILLYYAEEQPPSFMDFEFSLELVETNFLTQNKLSATREQLMIVLENLQAVHIRATYWNPSVTASLSYVTLDTTTEFYSPHNVPAHSVEQCQCPPNYQGLSCEECAYGYYRLQSGPHGACVKCECNGHADSCDVNTGICLNCEHGTTGDHCEFCQQGYYGNATGGTPTDCLICACPLPVASNNFATGCEVNEEGNKISCDCLPGYYGARCEVCATGYYGNPESYEDFCKPCECSGNIDTNQVGACDSTTGECLQCLNNTYGEACNLCKPGFYGDAISRKDCRSCVCKECGMKHCDSFSGQCFCHENVIGENCDRCAPDHYGYDSCNGCDACDCGLASESSQCNDSTGQCKCKPGVTGRRCDQCIPGYWNYGPEGCTSCGCNTGYSVGVSCNTTTGQCTCLPGVIGEKCDHCPYRNVLIPGQGCFACDSCTGDLLDVTDELSNLLDPVFKDFNTVAESYFTNQRLKFISDMANDLYPKVELLDPTKVNFLPLQQQMNKLKSDVSNQKREIDFMVEDGEKWKLAAENTLENMNNFELDVIKEIDFVASTVSELESLALNIEQGTGTKVDNALKEAQEILKRIQEVSFVNFRDRATDQVDHANILVSEMLDYNIPVNNLSSIAENMSSKIKNATGKLDDLLEITWRAQELASKADKMNQESRIIAETGFFDLVKTAAADANEDIIGGKLLNQNASEALNIATGNVETLMKSVNEDLTTTLNATIERNEMMLQEQLISVIQACKHADNLYNRSLDLDGLLTDTRNTDAVKAVSAYRDIRTAIGAAENATAKAIDAANNVTALFDGIEQRMLNSRNDSVRLLRLATDISENIKGQEDLDDALDDTSSLYNQNKRNKEFLDNIDKVLSNIPASFSTMAQNAMDQAKDVEQNIKYAVDSIHGVIDKIPEDLKGTKQLSKDISETSRYVSQAMKQLDTVNKQLPQITKMLNDLDDSQKKIETGGNDLQSKIDALKNKIANARELADRFKVGLTFYRNTTLELKNPESLPLLATSTKVSMYFRTNNTNGFLLYLGNEDNRKISRSKTHDFMALVIESGYPVLIMDLGSGPEKIINNKFVSDNVWRQIIVDRTGKSVKLIVREDIGEGKDRLETKDQVLQGSHAIFSVDQEHSKLFVGGYPSSFNMQDAVTVSSFEGQMEELVIGDIPVSFWNFIDGENNQNEAIERDKLINFQPSTGYRFDKHGYAILSKNASQISPDKKKFSIKLTFKTFSEDGLIYLMGKGKQFLSLEMRNGHVLYQYDLGEGETNITSVNKYNDGNWHNLEALRFEKMGVLKVDGVDMVSSKAFGNNKNLVSSDHLYFGGYPPNTRHPYEQVTNDGFEGCIDDVVILDTVVDLTRNVQAFGVIPGCPVRFASLVSFEENMPGYVKWPNITLQDTLQVNLKFKTLASDGLIFYVSDPETGAVSFLSLIDGVLVFNSLSEPLRSSSSGIKFNDNEWHVVTATHSKNSLQLDIDDTKTYTNDIAPSTLNIPLGSLYIGGLSATFGIPPTGEMTPFVGCIGDTTLNGVIINFANTTERPRAFLGKCKGGDPSGVPAIVEPEPDVLPPLLPTESPDDNIEVSTPINVIDVDSEKDIDDEEPGLEGRIHYHDKITTTTETISTTQTQPPYYVDQCSLPYYPAIDPELDNSWRFGTARNSRLEYRSLNGRYKDNYDIQIDVKTIAEEGIIFYASDLNDRNLIAVYVSDGKIHYKFDCGNGPELLVSEKKINDNHWHLVEFKRQGSSGKLIIDEEDPVSTGYAQGNMNTMNVIPPFYVGGIQQDTLGKVFNMIGTNKTFNGCLGNFMVNGQPVGEPMNKVGVIPCSQKVESGLFFYPGNGSNLFRAGDRFTVGRNVDIQMDIKPRSTSGHLLSVHGKRDYLILEMINGTVKFLVKTAKGTIETSFEPMNPNSLCDGKWHNIRAVKQKNAVLLSVDHKAAQPGIISGKNVAGVLSKHPIFIGGHPMLGKRLRGSTSQTQYVGCITSVHINMQPIHLSPERAYGQVIAGVCPTI; encoded by the exons ATGCCGAGGTGGTTGCTGGCCGCTTCTTTGGCCTGGTTCCTGCTGCTCCACCAGGCCAAGGCAAAGATCTTGACGCCGCCTTACTTCAACCTCGCCGAGGGCAAGGAAATCATCGCGTCAGCCACGTGTGGCGTCGACACCCCCGGCCCAGAACTCTACTGCAAACTCGTAGGCGCCAACGCTGATCAGCACGAGGACATCAATCTCATACAAGGACAG GTATGCGATTACTGCGATCCGGAGAACCCGGAAAAGAAGCATCCGCCGGAGTATGCGGTCGATGGAATGGAAACCTGGTGGCAATCGCCGCCGCTCTCCAGGGGAATGAAGTACAACGAGGTGAACCTGACTATCAACCTGGGACAG GAGTTCCACGTAGCTTATATCTACATAAAAATGGGGAATTCGCCGAGACCTGGGCTATGGGCACTCGAGAAATCGAAGGACTACGGGAAAACCTGGTCGCCCTGGCAATATTTCTCTGACACTGCTGCCGATTGTCTGACTTACTTCGGCGTGGACAGCACAAAACCGATCATAAGGGACGACAGCGTGACCTGCACGATCGAGTACTCGCAGATTGTGCCACTGGAAGGCGGCGAGATACCGATTTCCATTTTAAACAACCGTCCTTCCGCCAAACACTATTTCAACTCGACTCTGTTGCAAGAATGGACCAGAGCGACCAACGTCCGTTTCCGGTTCCTCAGGACGAAGAACCTACTGGGACACCTGATGTCCTTGGTCAGGGAGGACCCTACTGTCACGAGGAGG TATTTTTACTCGATCAAAGACATCAGCATCGGCGGTCGGTGCATGTGCAACGGGCACGCGGACACCTGCGACGTGTTGGATCCGAAGTTGCCGAAGAAACTCTTCTGTAGTTGCCAGCACAATACCTGCGGGCCTCAGTGCGCGAACTGTTGCAAGGGTTTCGAGCAGAAGAAGTGGCGGCAGTCCACGGCTTTCAAGAAGTTCACTTGCGAAC CCTGCAACTGTTTCGGTCACACGGACGAATGCAAGTACGATGCAGAGATCGACGAGAAGCACCTATCACTGGACATCCACGGGAACTACGAGGGTGGCGGTTGGTGCCAGAATTGCCGAGACAACACCGAAGGCATCAACTGTAACCGATGCAAGCCAACGTTTTACAGGCCCCGTGACATGCCCCTGAACGCCACCAACGTTTGTCAAC CGTGCAATTGCAACAACTTCAATTTGACCGGAAACTGCGCCGAGGAGACGGGCAAATGCGAGTGTCGTAAAGAGTACAAATCGCCGAACTGTGACAGCTGTAACAATCGATATTTTGGTTATCCAAACTGTGAGCCGTGTCAGTGCAACGAGAACGGCACCGACGGTGATTACTGCGAGGCGATCGACGGCTCCTGTCCCTGCAAGCTGAACTATGCCGGCCATTACTGTAATCAATGCGCAGAAGGCTACTTCAATTTTCCCGAATGTTCTC CTTGCAACTGCAACTCGCTGGGATCTCTCAGCGATATTTGCGAGGTGATTTCTGGCAACTGTACCTGCAAGAACAACTACGGCGGCCGCACTTGCGATATCTGTGAAGATGGCTACTTCAACTATCCCGTCTGTTCTT TCTGTAACTGCGACGCTCGTGGAACCATACCGGGTATCTGCGACAAATTGAGCGGCGTTTGTCTCTGCAAAGAAGGATACGGAGGTGCCAGATGCGATCAGTGCATCAGTGGATACTACGGATACCCGAACTGCAGACCTTGCAACTGCAGCACGGTGGGTTCGTCGTCCATCAGCTGCGACGTGACAGGCAAATGTTCCTGCCTCACCAACTTCGCTGGAAAAACCTGTGATCAGTGTAGCCCCGGGTATTATATGTACCCGGAGTGCATCG CTTGTGATTGCGATAGCCATGGTTCCATAGGCGCCTCCTGCGACGCGGAGGGCAAATGCCAGTGCCGGGAGAATTTCGACGGATCTAGGTGCAGTCAATGCAAGGAAGGATTTTACAATTTCCCCACCTGCGAGGGATGTAATTGTGACCCAGCAGGTGTCGTCGAGACCTTCCAGGGATGCGGTTCTTTGCCGGCTGGCGAGCTTTGTCAATGCAAAGACCGCGTCGAGGGAAGAATCTGTAACCAGTGTAAGCCACTCTATTGGAATTTGCAGCCTTACAATCCTGAAGGTTGCGAAG aatGCCGTTGTAATATACCAGGCGTGATTGGGAACATCGGTGAATGCGACACGAAGAACGGTCAGTGCACCTGCAAACCGGGTGTAACAGGCAGGAGTTGTGACCAATGCACGGATGGCACCTACAATCTTCAGGAAAGCAACTTCTTTGGCTGTTCAG ATTGTGCCTGTGACATCGGCGGATCAGTGAATCCCATCTGCGACAAGCAAACAGGCCAATGCCAGTGTCAACCTCGAGTTACTGGACTATCTTGTAATGAGCCATTAAAAGCTCACTATTTCCCAACCCTCCATCAGTTCcgctacgaggtagaaggcggcAAAACGCCCAGCAATAACGAAGTTCGTTATGGTTTCAGCGATGAGCATTTCCCTGGCTATAGTTGGAAAGGTTACGCACTGTTCTCAGGGTTGCAGGACGAAATCATCATGCCGGTTTACATCCAAAAATCCTCGCTTTACCGAATGGTCTTGAGATACGTAAATCCGAACAACGAGCAGATTCTGGGTACGATAACGATCACACCTGAGAACCCATCTGGAGTAGAACAACAATTCAAAGTCAACTTTAAACCATCGGTTAAACCATCGTTCGTGACGGTTGCTGGAGTACAAGGTAATCATCCGGTCCCCATGGTGATGGATCCTGGACGCTGGTTCTTCAGGATTGCTACGAAGAAGATTCTgtttctcgattatttcgtgCTTCTACCATCCGAATACTATGAAGCCTCGATCTTAACTCAAGGCGTGAACATCCCTTGTGTGGTGGGATCCAAAGGACTCTGCCGTCATTACGGCTACTTGAACTTGACCAGGTTCAACTCCGTCCACGGAGCCGGCGGATTCCTGAATGAAAACAACGTTAGAATCCCTCTGACCGAGTACTTCGTTGAGAGAGACGTCCTAGAAGAAATCGACCGAGACGAAGTACCTTTGATCAACAATAAACAAGAGGAGATACACTTCGATCTGAGAGTCTCTAAGCCAGGTCCTCATGTATTGCTGGTAACCTACGTCACACCAAAGAAGGAACAAGTGACTTCTACCTTGCTGATAGAGGCAAACTCGGTTGGCAAGGGAAAAGCTACTCTCTACCCCTGTAAATACACCAGTATCTGTAGGCAGGTAGTCACAGACACCTACGGCAGAGTCGCGGTCATCAACTTCCCCTCTAATTACATTAGTCTCATTTTAACTGGAGAATCTACATCTAATGTTGCTATAGATTCTGTAGTAGCAATTCCCTACAATCAATGGTCTCTGGATTATGTGAAGCCTAAATCCATTTGCGTGAGGAAAGACGGTGTTTGCGTCAAAGGTGAGTTCCCAGGTGCCGCGGACGCCAAGAAGATAGAATTCGAAAGCGTTACCATGGTTCCTGAGGCCAGCAATAAACCCTTCGGCATCTACGACAGCACTACCAGGCTCATTTATTTAGACGCCACCAATACGATGGTCGATATCCACGCTAAAGTTCTAAAACCTGGGGATTACACTTTCGTGGTCCAATATTATCAACCGGACTATCCAGAGTATGAATTGGACGTCCTGCTGCAAAACGGAAAGTTTTACGAAGCCAAAATGGCGGCACCTCATTGTCCCAGCAACAGTGGATGCAGGAGTGTTGTTAAACAGGCTGATGGTAATATCCGGTTCCAACTGATAGAGAACTTTGCGATTACATTCAAAGAGAATGCTGAAAATGGCATCTGGCTAGACTACATTTTGGTGATCCCAAGTGAGCAGTACAGTGAGAAGGTTCTCAAGAAGATACAGTTCGATCAAACCAAAGAGTTTATTAAAAAATGCGGCTACAATCATTTCTATATTAACAAGACCGAGGAAGGTTTTTGCCGAGACTCGATATTCTCGTTAACAGCTAATTATAACAATCGTGCACTGCCCTGTAATTGTGACATCAACGGCACAATTAGTTTCGAATGCGAGAAATTCGGAGGACAGTGTCCCTGTAAGCCGAACATCATTGGTAGACGCTGCGAGATTTGCAAGACTGGGTTCTACGGATTTCCCAATTGCAAACCCTGCAACTGTCCTAGTACTGCCTACTGCGAGCTGGCGACTGGAGCTTGCAATTGTCCGGCCAGGGTGACCGGAGAGCGCTGCGACCAGTGTGAAACCGGTACTTATGGTTTCGATCCTATAATTGGCTGCGAGGAGTGCAATTGTTCCCCCCTCGGTGTGGTAGATGGCAACTTACAATGCGATCTCTTTAATGGCACctgcaaatgcaaggagaaTATCGTTGACAGACAGTGCGACAAGTGCAAACCTGGCTACTCGCAATTTCCACACTGTGAAAAGTGCGACTGCGATACTAGGGGCACTACCGGCGACATCTGCGACCAGTACACTGCCGAGTGTTTCTGCAAATCCAACGTTCAAGGATCTGCCTGCGACATCTGCAAAGAGGGTACCTTCGATATTCAAGAGAATAACGAAGAAGGTTGCACCAAGTGTTTCTGTTTCGGCAAGACCACCAGATGCGTGTCAGCTGATCTCTACAGAACTCACATGTCTGATATGGCGAAATGGGGATTGGCCATCTTTACCGAGAAGTTTGGTAGTGTGCAGTTTTTGGAGTCTGATCCACGACAGTTCAACGAAAGCAGCATAGTCACTAGTTTGACTGGAAACGATACCTTCGGTCAAGTGGTCTACTTTTCTGCGCCTGACATTTATTTGGGCAGCAAATTGACATCATACGGGGGATTTCTGAATTACACGGCCCACTACAACCCTGGACCGTTCGGCAACGCGGTTAGCGCACCGGACGTGATACTACAGAGCGACGACATTATCTTGCTTTACTATGCTGAGGAACAACCGCCTTCGTTTATGGACTTTGAATTCTCTTTGGAACTGGTAGAAACGAACTTCTTAACGCAGAATAAACTCAGCGCTACCAGAGAACAGCTTATGATTGTCTTGGAGAATCTTCAAGCAGTGCATATCAGGGCCACCTATTGGAACCCTAGCGTCACAGCTTCGTTGTCTTATGTGACTCTGGACACGACGACAGAATTCTATTCACCTCATAATGTTCCAGCCCACAGCGTAGAGCAGTGTCAGTGTCCACCGAATTATCAAGGATTGTCTTGTGAAGAGTGCGCATACGGATATTATAGATTGCAGTCCGGACCCCATGGAGCTTGCGTAAAATGCGAGTGTAACGGGCATGCCGACAGTTGCGATGTCAACACTGGAATATGTTTG AATTGCGAACATGGTACAACAGGGGACCATTGCGAGTTCTGTCAGCAGGGCTATTACGGCAATGCGACTGGAGGAACCCCAACAGATTGCCTAATCTGCGCCTGTCCTTTGCCTGTTGCGTCGAACAATTTCGCCACAGGTTGCGAAGTGAACGAGGAGGGCAACAAAATCAGTTGCGACTGTCTGCCGGGTTATTACGGCGCACGTTGTGAAGTATGTGCTACAGGTTATTACGGTAACCCCGAGTCATACGAGGACTTCTGCAAGCCCTGCGAATGTTCAGGAAACATTGATACTAATCAGGTGGGCGCTTGTGATTCTACCACCGGCGAATGCCTACAATGTCTGAACAATACTTACGGAGAAGCTTGCAACTTATGCAAGCCAGGTTTCTATGGCGACGCTATCAGTAGGAAAGATTGTAGAAGCTGCGTGTGCAAAGAATGTGGAATGAAACATTGTGACAGTTTCTCAGGACAATGTTTCTGCCACGAGAATGTCATAGGAGAGAACTGCGACCGATGCGCTCCCGATCACTATGGCTATGACAGCTGCAACGGCTGCGACGCCTGCGACTGTGGTCTAGCGTCTGAGAGCAGCCAGTGCAATGATTCTACAGGACAATGCAAGTGCAAACCAGGAGTCACTGGACGTAGATGTGACCAATGTATCCCTGGATACTGGAACTATGGGCCTGAAGGATGCACGTCTTGCGGATGCAATACCGGTTACTCGGTCGGAGTATCCTGCAACACCACTACTGGCCAATGCACCTGCCTGCCAGGCGTGATTGGTGAAAAATGTGATCATTGTCCCTACAGAAATGTTCTCATCCCAGGTCAAGGCTGCTTCGCCTGCGACTCCTGCACAGGAGACCTTCTGGATGTCACCGACGAATTGTCTAATCTTTTGGACCCTGTCTTTAAGGACTTTAACACGGTAGCGGAGAGCTATTTTACCAATCAACGATTGAAATTCATCAGCGACATGGCGAACGACCTGTACCCAAAGGTGGAATTGCTGGATCCTACTAAAGTGAACTTCCTGCCACTACAACAGCAAATGAACAAGCTGAAGTCAGACGTTTCGAATCAAAAACGAGAAATCGACTTCATGGTGGAGGATGGTGAGAAATGGAAGCTCGCTGCGGAGAACACGCTTGAgaatatgaacaattttgagTTGGACGTAATCAAGGAGATCGACTTTGTCGCATCTACGGTCTCTGAGTTGGAGTCGCTTGCTTTGAATATCGAACAGGGAACGGGTACAAAGGTAGATAACGCACTGAAAGAAGCTCAGGAGATCCTGAAGAGAATCCAAGAGGTATCTTTCGTTAACTTTCGGGATCGAGCGACGGATCAAGTGGATCATGCCAATATTCTCGTATCGGAGATGCTAGACTACAACATTCCTGTGAATAATCTTTCCAGCATCGCGGAGAATATGAGCAGTAAAATCAAGAATGCGACCGGAAAGCTGGACGACCTGCTTGAGATTACTTGGAGGGCTCAAGAGCTGGCTAGTAAGGCGGACAAGATGAACCAGGAGTCTAGGATCATCGCCGAGACTGGGTTTTTTGACCTGGTGAAGACCGCTGCCGCAGATGCAAATGAAGATATCATAGGCGGAAAGCTACTCAACCAAAACGCTAGCGAGGCACTGAACATTGCGACTGGAAATGTTGAAACGTTGATGAAGAGCGTAAACGAAGATCTCACGACGACATTAAACGCGACTATTGAGCGAAATGAAATGATGTTGCAGGAACAGCTCATCTCGGTTATCCAGGCATGTAAACACGCTGATAACCTTTACAATAGATCATTAGATCTGGATGGCTTGCTGACCGATACAAGGAATACGGACGCTGTCAAGGCTGTCTCTGCGTACAGAGACATCAGAACAGCTATCGGGGCTGCGGAGAATGCTACAGCGAAGGCTATTGATGCTGCTAACAACGTAACCGCTCTGTTTGATGGTATAGAACAGCGGATGCTGAATTCGAGGAACGATTCCGTACGCTTATTAAGACTGGCCACAGATATTTCAGAGAACATCAAGGGTCAAGAGGATCTGGATGATGCACTGGATGATACCAGCTCCTTATACAATCAGAATAAACGGAACAAAGAGTTTTTAGATAACATCGATAAGGTTCTTTCGAACATTCCAGCGTCATTTTCAACAATGGCTCAGAATGCCATGGACCAAGCCAAGGACGTCGAACAAAACATTAAATATGCTGTTGATAGCATACACGGCGTCATAGACAAGATACCAGAAGACCTCAAGGGCACTAAACAATTGTCGAAGGACATCTCTGAGACTTCCCGATATGTTTCACAGGCGATGAAGCAGTTAGACACTGTTAACAAACAACTGCCACAAATCACAAAAATGTTGAACGATCTAGATGATAGTCAAAAGAAGATCGAAACCGGAGGCAATGATTTACAGAGCAAGATTGATGCATTGAAAAACAAGATCGCAAACGCGAGAGAGCTGGCGGATCGATTCAAGGTCGGTTTAACTTTCTATAGGAACACCACGCTGGAACTCAAGAATCCTGAAAGCCTTCCTCTGCTGGCAACGTCCACCAAAGTGTCCATGTACTTTAGGACCAACAATACTAACGGTTTCCTGTTATACCTTGGAAACGAGGACAATCGAAAGATTTCTAGGTCGAAGACCCACGATTTCATGGCATTGGTGATCGAGAGCGGTTACCCAGTACTTATCATGGACTTGGGATCCGGACCGGAGAAGATTATTAACAATAAGTTTGTGTCCGACAACGTTTGGCGGCAGATTATCGTCGACAGGACCGGCAAGAGCGTGAAACTGATTGTCAGAGAGGACATTGGTGAAGGAAAGGATAGATTAGAGACCAAGGACCAGGTATTACAAGGTTCACACGCCATATTCAGCGTAGATCAAGAACACTCGAAGCTTTTCGTAGGCGGTTATCCGTCTTCGTTTAACATGCAGGACGCAGTGACTGTGTCCTCGTTCGAGGGTCAGATGGAAGAACTAGTGATAGGCGACATTCCAGTGTCTTTCTGGAATTTCATCGATGGTGAGAACAATCAGAATGAGGCGATAGAGAGAGACAAGTTGATCAACTTCCAGCCCAGCACCGGGTACAGGTTCGATAAACACGGGTACGCCATCCTCAGCAAGAACGCGTCTCAGATCTCTCCTGATAAAAAGAAGTTCAGTATTAAACTGACCTTCAAGACGTTCAGTGAGGATGGTTTAATCTATTTGATGGGCAAGGGTAAACAGTTCCTGTCTCTAGAGATGAGAAACGGTCACGTGCTCTATCAATATGACCTTGGGGAAGGAGAGACCAATATCACGTCCGTGAACAAGTACAACGATGGAAACTGGCACAACCTGGAAGCACTGAGGTTTGAGAAGATGGGAGTGCTAAAGGTGGACGGTGTTGACATGGTCAGCAGCAAAGCGTTTGGCAACAACAAGAATCTCGTATCTTCTGATCATCTTTATTTTGGAGGATATCCTCCCAATACCAGACATCCTTACGAACAGGTGACCAATGATGGTTTTGAGGGTTGCATCGACGATGTCGTCATTTTGGATACTGTGGTTGACTTGACCCGCAATGTTCAGGCATTTGGAGTTATCCCAGGCTGTCCAGTTAGG TTTGCCAGTCTGGTGTCCTTCGAAGAGAACATGCCGGGCTACGTAAAGTGGCCAAACATCACCTTGCAGGACACGCTCCAAGTAAACCTCAAGTTTAAGACACTGGCCAGCGACGGTCTGATCTTCTATGTGAGCGATCCAGAGACTGGTGCGGTCAGTTTCTTGTCCCTGATCGATGGAGTTCTGGTGTTTAACAGTCTGAGCGAGCCCCTCAGATCAAGTTCTTCCGGTATCAAGTTCAATGACAACGAGTGGCACGTGGTTACGGCGACTCATTCCAAGAACTCGTTGCAACTCGACATCGATGATACCAAGACTTACACTAATGACATAGCACCATCAACACTGAACATACCTCTCGGTAGTTTATACATTGGCGGTTTGTCCGCTACATTTGGTATCCCACCAACTGGAGAAATGACGCCATTTGTGGGTTGTATTGGAGATACAACGTTGAACGGAGTCATTATCAATTTTGCAAACACTACAGAAAGGCCTCGTGCTTTCTTAGGGAAGTGCAAAGGCGGAGATCCGTCTG GTGTACCTGCCATTGTGGAGCCAGAACCAGACGTTCTGCCTCCGCTGCTACCCACGGAAAGTCCGGACGATAATATTGAAGTGTCCACCCCAATCA ATGTTATCGATGTTGACTCGGAAAAAGACATAGACGACGAGGAGCCTGGTTTAGAGGGACGTATTCATTATCACGATAAAATCACTACAACAACCGAAACAATTTCCACGACCCAGACACAACCACCATATTATGTGGACCAGTGTAGTTTACCTTATTATCCTGCAATTGATCCTGAATTAGACAATTCTTGGAGATTCG GTACTGCCAGAAACAGCAGACTGGAGTACAGATCATTAAATGGAAGGTACAAGGACAACTATGACATCCAAATTGACGTGAAGACGATCGCCGAAGAAGGAATCATTTTCTACGCCTCTGACCTGAACGATCGGAATTTGATAGCTGTATACGTCAGTGATGGAAAG